A genomic segment from Malus domestica chromosome 05, GDT2T_hap1 encodes:
- the LOC103434808 gene encoding non-classical arabinogalactan protein 31: protein MGSPAVFVQLSVLLLSWFTVFGDVITTLPAIPPHHSVHYSHPVASPTHPPAYPPTHGQHHRHPHPHPPTASPVHPPAHSPFHPPSPHHHHGHPPVHPPMYPPKKPFPRSFVAVQGVVYCKSCNYSGVDTLNGAKPVLGATVKLQCNNRKFPLVVKETTDKNGYFFITAPKTITTFGAHKCKVSLVSSPSVACSKPSDLHGGLSGALMKPAKPFMSQKLPFLLYNVGPFAFEPTCPR, encoded by the exons atgggTTCTCCTGCTGTGTTTGTGCAGCTCTCAGTCCTCCTACTGAGCTGGTTCACTGTCTTCGGTGATGTAATTACCACTTTACCCGCCATTCCTCCACACCACAGCGTTCACTATTCCCATCCAGTAGCTTCCCCAACCCACCCACCGGCTTACCCACCCACTCACGGCCAGCACCACCGCCACCCCCACCCACACCCACCCACTGCCTCCCCGGTGCACCCACCAGCCCACTCTCCGTTTCACCCACCAagcccccaccaccaccacggcCACCCACCGGTTCACCCTCCTATGTACCCACCTAAGAAACCTTTCCCAAGGAGCTTTGTAGCGGTTCAAGGCGTCGTTTACTGCAAATCTTGCAACTACTCCGGCGTCGACACCCTTAACGGCGCCAAGCCAGTTCTTG gTGCTACAGTAAAGCTACAGTGCAACAACAGAAAGTTCCCATTGGTTGTGAAGGAAACCACAGATAAAAATGGCTACTTTTTTATCACGGCACCTAAGACCATCACCACCTTTGGAGCTCACAAGTGCAAGGTGTCACTCGTCTCCTCTCCTTCCGTCGCCTGCTCCAAGCCGTCCGATCTGCATGGTGGACTGAGCGGTGCTCTCATGAAGCCTGCGAAGCCATTTATGTCCCAGAAGCTCCCATTCCTTCTCTACAATGTCGGTCCGTTCGCCTTTGAGCCTACATGTCCTCGTTAA